Proteins encoded in a region of the Macrococcus sp. 19Msa1099 genome:
- a CDS encoding pLS20_p028 family conjugation system transmembrane protein, whose product MGYEEILETYKELFVQQDWVWMILFKVLWGMVLFCHATIAILEKGLDKMLTFNGFFESEAMNGVNDVVMPIAIALFTMSLIWIGYLIMSGRGIKKGDVFMNVLLAFGLILGIPYLTTELNNISTELVQAGKDAGSGETLKSETFATQIVAMNTVDLLYLSREMDWELDKKTYINNDISSSNIKYKDFSGLVNPSNKDGIKEAGDRDYNLDSKEKKVFGHKLIDSEDGNISFEKIEPAEFKFIGQVGFLNKWYYRYNANFFTMFIQFGVLGFVLIFAMFKTMLLMMEIAFQKLIAPWIAATDITTGQKMKTFMNDFVMNYAAIGILAFVMKLYLLAMQYITTLGWNPWIISVAMIALGKFVIDGPETAKRLLGIDVGVQDGYKALMGSLAAGGAMIGAGKMLGKGVSSAKDGVNNLREKQADPNHKGLAERFGGKTADAIKGMTREAGELSSAGVGGYVSNKSNEAMRKMKDGITGTAEAVKSGISDNGLTESFAEGKANAQAYADSTSTSQAIPSAMQKAVSEVVDNNSGLLTTGERNVLEKVIRGDSGLSDEERNVVERLSNSGSLSENDRDILRNVLTHTSNAGQLEDQTAVQRYLTESGNNINSEDKTALERLIRDPSNVSAEDRLAIERVLSNGNSNLKAEDRLAIERLLQTGNNGVTASDRTAIENVLSNDNQLSTNDRQVMERVLSNPSEVTSQDRQAFERVISQNMSNLNQEQKTAFQNIQQQMNGTIAPDLRPAIQSYVQNQGSSMSKGDRQVMERVISSPTQATSQDRQAFERIISQNTGSMNQEQRTAFQNVHQQMNGTIAPDVKPAIQSFIQNQGLSMSNGDRQVMERVISNPSQATSQDKQVFERVVSQNTGNMNQEQRTAFQQVNQQLGSTVSSDVKPIMQSFVRSQGSNMNTEERQIMEKVISSPLKVTNQERAVFEKVIQQNTGTFTQEQRTAFQHVNQQLEKVTVQKQDTNTLFKGIDKE is encoded by the coding sequence GTGGGCTATGAAGAAATATTAGAAACCTATAAAGAATTATTCGTACAGCAGGACTGGGTATGGATGATTTTATTCAAAGTATTATGGGGGATGGTGCTATTTTGTCATGCGACTATAGCAATACTAGAAAAAGGATTAGATAAAATGTTGACCTTCAATGGTTTCTTTGAAAGTGAGGCCATGAATGGAGTGAATGATGTTGTGATGCCAATTGCGATAGCATTATTTACAATGTCTCTAATATGGATAGGTTATCTTATTATGTCTGGTCGTGGCATCAAGAAGGGAGATGTATTCATGAATGTGCTTCTTGCTTTTGGTCTGATATTAGGGATACCTTATCTGACAACGGAGTTAAACAATATCTCAACAGAACTTGTACAGGCTGGAAAGGATGCAGGGAGTGGTGAAACCTTAAAATCAGAGACCTTTGCGACACAGATTGTTGCGATGAACACAGTAGACCTGCTGTATCTAAGTCGTGAAATGGATTGGGAGCTGGATAAAAAGACATATATCAATAATGATATTTCGAGCTCCAATATTAAATATAAAGACTTTTCGGGATTAGTAAATCCTTCAAATAAAGATGGAATAAAAGAGGCCGGAGACAGAGATTATAATTTAGATAGTAAAGAAAAAAAAGTATTTGGTCATAAATTAATTGATTCGGAAGATGGTAATATATCTTTTGAAAAAATTGAACCAGCAGAATTTAAATTTATCGGACAGGTGGGATTCCTGAATAAATGGTATTACCGATATAATGCCAACTTCTTTACGATGTTCATTCAGTTTGGAGTGTTAGGATTCGTGTTAATATTCGCGATGTTCAAGACGATGTTACTTATGATGGAGATTGCATTCCAAAAATTAATTGCACCATGGATAGCAGCTACAGATATTACAACAGGTCAAAAGATGAAAACATTTATGAACGACTTTGTTATGAATTATGCAGCTATCGGAATTCTAGCGTTTGTTATGAAATTATATCTACTTGCGATGCAGTATATAACGACTTTAGGATGGAATCCTTGGATTATATCAGTTGCCATGATCGCACTAGGAAAATTTGTTATAGATGGTCCAGAAACAGCCAAAAGGCTACTAGGAATAGACGTTGGTGTTCAAGATGGATATAAAGCGCTGATGGGAAGTTTAGCAGCTGGTGGAGCCATGATTGGTGCTGGTAAGATGTTAGGTAAAGGTGTATCTTCAGCAAAAGATGGAGTGAATAATCTACGTGAAAAACAAGCAGATCCAAATCATAAGGGACTAGCTGAGCGATTTGGTGGTAAAACAGCAGATGCAATCAAAGGTATGACACGTGAAGCTGGCGAATTATCTTCAGCAGGTGTAGGTGGATATGTATCTAATAAATCGAATGAAGCAATGAGAAAAATGAAAGATGGCATTACAGGTACAGCAGAAGCTGTTAAGTCAGGCATTTCAGATAATGGACTTACTGAATCGTTTGCAGAAGGTAAGGCAAATGCCCAAGCTTATGCAGATTCTACTTCTACATCACAAGCTATACCTTCAGCTATGCAAAAAGCTGTAAGTGAAGTTGTCGATAACAATTCAGGCTTATTAACAACAGGAGAAAGAAATGTATTAGAAAAAGTAATACGTGGAGATTCAGGGTTATCAGATGAAGAAAGAAATGTAGTTGAAAGATTATCTAATTCGGGATCATTAAGTGAAAATGACAGAGACATCCTAAGAAATGTTTTAACACATACATCTAATGCAGGACAACTAGAAGACCAAACAGCAGTACAGCGATATCTCACTGAATCTGGAAATAATATAAATTCAGAAGATAAAACAGCACTTGAAAGATTAATACGTGATCCTTCTAATGTATCAGCAGAAGATAGGTTAGCTATAGAACGTGTTCTATCTAATGGTAACAGTAATCTAAAAGCAGAAGATAGATTAGCTATAGAAAGGTTGTTACAGACAGGAAATAATGGTGTAACTGCATCAGATAGAACAGCAATAGAAAATGTTCTATCAAATGATAATCAATTAAGCACAAACGACAGACAAGTGATGGAAAGGGTGTTATCTAATCCATCAGAAGTAACAAGTCAAGATAGACAAGCGTTTGAGAGAGTTATCAGTCAAAATATGAGCAACTTAAACCAGGAACAGAAGACAGCCTTCCAGAACATACAGCAACAGATGAATGGTACGATTGCACCAGATTTAAGACCTGCAATACAATCATATGTACAGAATCAAGGGTCGAGTATGAGTAAGGGTGACAGACAGGTAATGGAAAGAGTGATTTCTAGCCCAACACAAGCAACAAGTCAAGATAGACAGGCATTTGAAAGAATTATCAGTCAAAACACTGGTAGTATGAATCAAGAACAAAGAACAGCCTTCCAAAACGTACACCAACAGATGAATGGTACGATTGCACCAGATGTTAAACCTGCAATACAATCATTTATACAGAATCAAGGATTGAGTATGAGTAATGGTGATAGACAGGTAATGGAAAGAGTAATCTCTAATCCATCACAAGCGACAAGTCAAGACAAACAAGTATTTGAAAGAGTTGTCAGTCAAAATACAGGTAATATGAATCAAGAACAACGTACAGCGTTTCAGCAAGTAAATCAGCAGTTGGGAAGTACAGTATCTTCTGATGTAAAACCAATTATGCAGTCATTCGTTCGATCGCAGGGATCAAATATGAATACTGAAGAAAGACAAATCATGGAGAAAGTAATATCATCACCATTAAAAGTGACTAACCAGGAAAGAGCAGTATTTGAAAAAGTGATACAACAAAATACAGGTACATTCACACAAGAGCAGAGAACAGCATTTCAACATGTAAATCAACAACTTGAAAAAGTCACTGTTCAAAAACAGGATACAAACACTTTATTTAAAGGAATAGATAAAGAATAA
- a CDS encoding type I toxin-antitoxin system Fst family toxin yields the protein MDYIFINIVVPIIVGVILTLFSHWLDQRKA from the coding sequence ATGGATTACATCTTTATAAATATCGTTGTACCGATTATTGTCGGTGTCATCCTTACGTTGTTTTCTCACTGGTTAGATCAACGTAAGGCGTAA
- a CDS encoding type I toxin-antitoxin system Fst family toxin, giving the protein MEIIFVDIIAPIIVGVILTLFSHWLDQRKS; this is encoded by the coding sequence GTGGAAATAATCTTTGTTGACATTATTGCACCGATTATTGTCGGTGTCATCCTTACGTTGTTTTCTCACTGGTTAGATCAACGTAAGTCGTAA